Proteins encoded in a region of the Deinococcus hopiensis KR-140 genome:
- a CDS encoding transposase, producing the protein MPGRTHSREFKLDIVNQVDGGQKTTAQLCREHALSPSLIRRWRKEVEVRGEMAFTDQAKPDQSLEQRIAELERFCGQLSLENTILKKSLATYRSKQGTK; encoded by the coding sequence ATGCCCGGACGTACCCACAGCCGTGAGTTCAAGCTCGACATCGTGAATCAAGTTGACGGGGGTCAAAAGACGACCGCTCAGCTCTGCCGAGAACACGCTCTCTCGCCCAGTCTGATCCGCCGCTGGCGGAAGGAGGTCGAGGTGCGTGGGGAAATGGCCTTCACCGACCAGGCCAAGCCCGACCAGTCGTTGGAACAGCGAATCGCCGAGTTGGAACGGTTTTGCGGGCAGTTGTCGTTGGAGAACACAATCCTAAAAAAGTCGTTGGCGACGTACCGCTCGAAACAAGGCACCAAATGA
- a CDS encoding tetratricopeptide repeat protein: protein MRLRTLGGLSLEGSGLGRPKPLLLLTYLTLEGPRPRRFLGELFWPEASNPTNSIAVAVRQIRQAVPDVLQDDGVRLWADLPCDALEFERAVRAKQPEVAFELYQGAFLDASELLEWGPELEEWAYAKRESLAEALRETALAHAEKQAAVGHFGSSALWVERAIRVPGAPDPTPEFWLRAAPLLLAGESPLLEEARQRAAEWDLKLEGTAESARARLRQSFVGREVELARLRHLPSGRWIWIKGGSGLGKSSLLRQLTGHLLPGRSGLPYATLEPLLKQVLQRGDEALLLRHLASQEGVWLLDHWESMDEESRTLLTKLRHLGTRATVILTSCAEPPFPVDERAELGSLTAQELTAFPGAFEATAGLPSLLGAWLRSESVETALDSRIQGLPPSAQQLYAALTLLDSPDLPLVRQALAMNAPELALALEHLMDGGFIEPSGEVRGQAAAKRILAARPTLEADLALRIARQVGGGAALPFFQKSRALWEEQDLQMVRRSYQAWAEEALRRGFPLKAAEALREAPPTESLSLLRARALERAGQFKEALLTLTDLPTGPEVCALKGALCWRLGQPDLARQHAEAALDGEDEARAEALNTLANLDFQQGDYASAEKRYRRAATLWQTLGDNARWAGVLNNRAAALSAAGEDAETAFSEALQAAGDNLAVRALTTMNLGQVRERRGDVAGAVQAYQEAAMLAQDAGSLNTSARVWNNLGALYHRGDQISEAQHAYEQALTLAKKGGEKVLLGTVLANLAELTGDQEAFEEALRLIEKSGNATMVARYQAEYQAFIARSLRSTQA from the coding sequence ATGCGCCTACGTACCCTGGGAGGACTCTCCCTGGAAGGCAGCGGCCTGGGGCGTCCCAAACCACTGCTGCTGCTGACCTATCTCACCCTGGAAGGTCCACGGCCCAGGCGTTTTTTGGGCGAGCTGTTCTGGCCGGAAGCCAGCAACCCCACAAACTCCATTGCCGTCGCAGTGCGGCAGATTCGCCAGGCTGTGCCGGACGTTTTGCAGGACGACGGCGTCCGCCTGTGGGCCGACCTGCCGTGCGACGCCCTCGAGTTTGAACGTGCTGTTCGCGCCAAGCAGCCGGAGGTGGCCTTTGAGCTCTACCAGGGCGCTTTTCTGGACGCGTCCGAGTTGCTGGAATGGGGGCCTGAGCTCGAAGAGTGGGCGTATGCCAAGCGCGAGTCCCTGGCAGAGGCCCTCCGCGAGACGGCCCTGGCCCATGCGGAGAAGCAGGCCGCAGTGGGGCACTTTGGAAGTTCAGCCCTGTGGGTGGAACGGGCCATTCGCGTGCCTGGCGCGCCGGATCCCACCCCGGAGTTCTGGCTGCGCGCCGCCCCCCTGCTGCTGGCCGGTGAGAGTCCGCTGCTCGAAGAGGCGCGGCAACGGGCCGCCGAGTGGGACCTGAAGCTGGAAGGGACGGCCGAATCGGCGCGCGCACGGTTGCGCCAGAGCTTTGTCGGTCGAGAGGTGGAGTTGGCCCGTTTGCGCCACCTGCCATCTGGGCGCTGGATCTGGATCAAAGGCGGCTCCGGCCTGGGCAAAAGCAGTTTGCTGCGGCAACTGACGGGTCACCTTCTGCCTGGGCGTTCAGGTCTGCCTTACGCCACGCTTGAGCCCCTCCTCAAACAGGTGCTTCAACGTGGAGATGAGGCCCTCCTCCTGCGGCACCTCGCCTCTCAGGAAGGCGTCTGGCTCCTCGACCATTGGGAAAGCATGGACGAGGAGAGCCGCACGCTGCTGACGAAGCTCCGGCATCTGGGCACGCGGGCCACGGTGATCCTCACGTCCTGCGCAGAACCCCCTTTCCCCGTGGATGAACGCGCAGAACTTGGTTCTCTCACGGCGCAGGAACTCACGGCATTTCCAGGCGCGTTTGAGGCCACGGCAGGCCTGCCCAGCCTGCTGGGTGCCTGGCTGCGCTCAGAATCCGTCGAGACAGCCCTGGACAGCCGCATCCAGGGCCTGCCCCCCTCCGCCCAGCAGCTCTACGCGGCCCTGACGCTTCTGGACTCGCCTGACCTTCCCCTCGTTCGTCAGGCCCTGGCCATGAATGCCCCTGAGCTTGCGCTGGCCCTGGAACACCTCATGGACGGCGGCTTCATTGAGCCCTCTGGGGAGGTCCGGGGGCAGGCGGCGGCGAAGCGTATTCTGGCGGCGCGGCCGACGCTGGAAGCCGATCTCGCCCTGCGAATCGCCAGGCAGGTCGGCGGAGGCGCTGCCCTGCCGTTTTTCCAAAAGTCCCGCGCACTGTGGGAGGAACAAGACCTGCAAATGGTGCGGAGGTCCTACCAGGCCTGGGCAGAGGAGGCCCTGCGGCGGGGATTTCCGCTCAAAGCGGCCGAGGCCCTGCGGGAAGCGCCGCCAACCGAAAGCCTCTCCCTGCTGCGTGCCCGCGCTCTGGAACGTGCTGGGCAGTTCAAGGAGGCGCTGCTCACGCTAACCGACCTGCCCACTGGTCCGGAGGTCTGTGCGCTGAAGGGCGCGCTGTGCTGGCGACTCGGGCAACCGGACCTGGCGCGGCAACACGCCGAGGCCGCGCTGGACGGAGAGGATGAAGCCAGGGCCGAGGCGCTCAACACGCTGGCCAATCTCGACTTTCAGCAGGGCGACTACGCCAGTGCGGAGAAGCGCTACCGCCGGGCGGCAACCCTGTGGCAGACCCTCGGCGACAATGCCCGCTGGGCGGGGGTGCTGAACAACCGCGCGGCGGCCCTGAGTGCGGCCGGGGAGGACGCTGAGACGGCGTTCAGCGAAGCGCTTCAGGCGGCCGGCGACAACCTTGCTGTCCGGGCACTCACCACGATGAACTTAGGACAAGTCCGTGAACGCCGGGGGGACGTGGCTGGTGCGGTACAGGCCTACCAAGAGGCAGCAATGCTTGCCCAGGACGCCGGTTCGTTAAACACTTCAGCAAGAGTGTGGAACAACCTTGGCGCTTTGTATCACCGAGGAGATCAGATTTCGGAAGCCCAGCACGCCTACGAGCAGGCATTGACGCTCGCCAAGAAGGGTGGTGAGAAAGTCCTGTTGGGTACAGTCCTGGCCAACCTGGCAGAACTGACAGGGGACCAAGAAGCGTTCGAAGAAGCCCTGCGCCTGATCGAAAAGAGCGGCAACGCGACCATGGTCGCGCGTTATCAAGCGGAGTACCAGGCGTTCATCGCCCGTTCACTCCGCAGCACGCAAGCTTGA
- a CDS encoding S8 family peptidase, with translation MTQALPTERVTATLTGVPVQDARVFVGDAEASVVSTTGETLVFSLPSGLKAGPQVVRVDARGQSLRQPLEVLGKVSTTEVAVLVKAGVAESDFTARLNQLNMGLTLIDFKPLGGPGPCANILARVGVPVGQSIGLVLSRLRQPAEQDVVLQVDPQSLWGLDADHLTAIGVPQARQRGRSGKGVTIAVLDTGVTQQRHLGQNLLPGYDFVEEDAAPDDAFDNPQTPGQDGHGTPVAVLAAGADFGVAPQAQILPIRIGDAQGQVLASQAVRGVCFALKNVPPKHLVLNLSFGGDTPTQGLKSVLAYALEQQVLVAAAAGNQGSNGPTHYPAAFDLPGLVAVGALQVLPTGEWRPASFSTRGTYVDIAAPGQGVASSSPTNTVGSYEGTSFSTPLVAGALALWREAYPAATPGEIEQKLKANAAPLAAGGATEVGSGMLNLSQAP, from the coding sequence TTGACCCAGGCGCTCCCCACTGAACGCGTTACGGCGACCTTGACGGGCGTCCCTGTTCAGGACGCGCGCGTTTTTGTGGGTGACGCGGAGGCGAGCGTGGTCTCAACAACGGGAGAAACCCTCGTCTTCAGCCTGCCCTCCGGCCTGAAAGCAGGTCCACAGGTGGTGCGGGTGGACGCCAGAGGTCAGAGCCTCAGGCAGCCGCTGGAGGTGCTGGGGAAGGTTTCCACCACCGAGGTGGCCGTGCTGGTCAAAGCGGGCGTTGCGGAAAGTGACTTCACGGCCAGGCTGAATCAGCTCAACATGGGGCTGACCCTCATCGATTTCAAGCCCCTCGGTGGACCAGGACCCTGCGCAAATATCCTGGCTCGCGTCGGGGTTCCAGTCGGTCAGAGCATCGGGTTGGTGCTCAGCCGCTTGCGGCAACCTGCGGAGCAGGACGTGGTGCTTCAGGTTGATCCGCAGAGCCTCTGGGGCCTGGATGCAGATCACCTCACGGCCATCGGCGTTCCGCAAGCGCGTCAGCGGGGGCGCAGCGGCAAAGGCGTGACCATCGCCGTCCTCGATACGGGCGTTACCCAACAAAGGCATCTGGGGCAAAATCTCCTCCCCGGATATGACTTCGTGGAGGAAGACGCGGCGCCAGACGACGCGTTTGACAATCCACAAACCCCCGGCCAGGACGGACACGGCACGCCAGTGGCTGTTCTCGCCGCTGGTGCGGATTTCGGGGTTGCGCCCCAGGCGCAGATTCTTCCCATTCGCATTGGGGACGCACAGGGCCAGGTTCTGGCGAGTCAGGCCGTTCGGGGCGTCTGCTTTGCTTTGAAGAACGTGCCGCCCAAACACCTGGTGCTGAACTTGAGTTTCGGTGGAGATACCCCCACCCAGGGGCTGAAAAGCGTCCTGGCCTACGCCCTGGAGCAGCAGGTCCTGGTTGCCGCCGCCGCCGGGAATCAAGGGAGTAACGGCCCCACGCACTATCCTGCCGCCTTCGACCTTCCTGGTCTGGTCGCCGTTGGCGCGCTCCAGGTCCTGCCAACTGGGGAGTGGCGTCCCGCGTCTTTCAGCACGCGTGGAACGTACGTGGATATCGCTGCGCCCGGACAGGGCGTCGCGAGCAGCAGCCCCACCAATACCGTCGGTTCGTACGAAGGCACCTCGTTTTCGACGCCGCTCGTGGCAGGGGCTTTGGCTTTGTGGCGAGAAGCTTATCCGGCGGCCACTCCAGGCGAGATCGAACAGAAGCTCAAAGCCAACGCTGCGCCCCTCGCCGCGGGCGGGGCCACAGAAGTGGGCAGCGGCATGCTGAATCTTTCTCAAGCTCCCTAG
- a CDS encoding styrene monooxygenase/indole monooxygenase family protein, giving the protein MRKIAIVGAGQAGLQLALGLQDQGYTVTLVSERTPEQIETGRVMSTQALFHDACLTERQLNLNFWEEMCPPVEGIAFSVPHPDLNGDKAVAFAARLDHPAYSVDQRVKFAGWLRVFKERGGTVILEQADVQSVDQLSEGHDLTVIATGKGELGRLFARDDVHSPYRAPQRHLALAYLKNTVPRPEHSAVSFNLIPGAGECFLLPGLTRSPDGSLQPYENVLIEAVPGGPLDVFENITSPDELLSTMLQLMQTFCPWEYERIKDGELTDPQATLTGRVTPQVRRPVAALPSGRLVLGLGDTLVVNDPITGQGAGSAARAAATYLESILRRAERPFNRSWMQDTFGAYWDHARFTTAWTNAMLGPPPPHVLAVLTAAQTQPGVAHAFVNAFNHPPHFFPWLTSPEEAAAFVDRHSTSA; this is encoded by the coding sequence ATGAGGAAAATTGCCATTGTTGGCGCTGGCCAGGCTGGGTTGCAGCTGGCCCTTGGACTGCAGGACCAGGGGTACACGGTCACCCTGGTGTCCGAGCGAACGCCTGAACAGATTGAAACGGGGCGGGTCATGAGCACCCAGGCGCTTTTTCACGACGCCTGCCTGACCGAACGCCAGCTGAACCTGAACTTCTGGGAGGAGATGTGCCCACCTGTGGAAGGCATTGCCTTCAGTGTGCCTCATCCCGACCTCAACGGGGACAAGGCGGTGGCGTTCGCGGCCCGTTTGGATCATCCCGCCTACAGCGTGGATCAGCGGGTCAAATTTGCGGGTTGGCTCCGCGTTTTCAAGGAGCGGGGCGGCACGGTGATCCTGGAACAGGCTGACGTCCAGAGTGTCGATCAACTCAGCGAGGGTCACGACCTGACGGTGATTGCGACCGGGAAAGGTGAACTGGGCCGCCTGTTCGCGCGTGACGATGTGCACAGCCCTTACCGCGCTCCGCAGCGCCACCTCGCACTCGCCTACCTCAAAAACACCGTTCCCAGACCTGAGCACAGTGCGGTGAGCTTTAATCTTATTCCCGGCGCGGGAGAATGCTTCCTGCTGCCCGGACTGACCCGCAGTCCGGACGGAAGTCTGCAGCCTTACGAGAATGTTCTGATTGAGGCCGTGCCGGGCGGTCCGCTGGACGTCTTTGAGAACATCACCAGCCCGGACGAGCTGCTGAGCACCATGCTCCAGCTGATGCAGACGTTTTGCCCCTGGGAGTACGAACGCATTAAGGACGGCGAACTGACCGATCCTCAGGCGACCCTGACGGGACGGGTGACGCCGCAGGTGCGGCGTCCGGTCGCTGCACTTCCGTCGGGCCGGCTGGTGCTGGGCCTGGGAGACACGCTGGTGGTCAATGATCCCATTACCGGGCAGGGCGCCGGAAGCGCCGCCCGGGCGGCCGCCACCTACCTGGAAAGCATCCTGAGGCGGGCCGAACGCCCCTTTAACCGCTCCTGGATGCAGGACACGTTCGGGGCGTACTGGGACCATGCCCGCTTCACCACCGCGTGGACCAATGCCATGCTCGGACCCCCTCCGCCCCACGTTCTGGCGGTTCTGACCGCCGCCCAAACCCAACCGGGAGTGGCCCACGCCTTTGTGAACGCATTCAACCACCCGCCGCACTTCTTCCCATGGCTTACCAGCCCAGAAGAAGCTGCCGCCTTCGTTGACCGGCACAGCACTTCCGCGTAG
- a CDS encoding FtsX-like permease family protein, whose product MTGLPPAAPPFPQWELGRANGLVPNGVSAFDDAYPAVSRLDPALPGALRQAATAAAGGGVKVLVTGGWRSPAYQKQLRVEAVTQRAAAREAARWVATPQTSPQVSGNAVDTGPSRASSTATGRGTTNAAPAQRVSAHVRRPHARPQAAVTGTLGPEQSSVHSARVGENEPPDVLTARAAASAFDSLFPGLGVVALAVGAVGAANIMIVSVLERRSEIGLRRGLGAARGQIRTQFLAESVLLSIMGGVAGVLPGAVATAVYASSEGRAAVIPVEAWAGAVASAILIGAFAGLIPAIQASRMPPTVALRTRYAHDKRVCRLNAERDLRRAFRRCSCSALNCTTGRGGFTPSAVKLRNAALAPAGRWKVLQRGGGVDPGRRGLDAGDRQRCGGTAELRRPFKPLGRRAVLRPVLPWSGVVRRAARPSGSWARLLLAMA is encoded by the coding sequence GTGACGGGTCTGCCGCCCGCAGCGCCTCCATTCCCCCAATGGGAACTGGGCCGGGCAAACGGCCTCGTTCCCAACGGCGTGAGCGCCTTTGATGACGCGTATCCGGCGGTGTCCAGGCTTGATCCGGCCCTCCCCGGTGCCCTTCGTCAGGCGGCAACGGCCGCTGCAGGCGGGGGCGTCAAGGTCTTGGTCACCGGCGGCTGGCGTTCCCCGGCGTACCAGAAACAACTTCGCGTTGAGGCAGTGACGCAACGCGCCGCAGCCAGGGAAGCCGCCCGGTGGGTCGCCACGCCGCAGACGTCTCCACAGGTGTCGGGGAACGCGGTGGACACCGGGCCGTCCCGCGCCAGCTCGACCGCAACGGGCCGTGGCACTACGAACGCCGCTCCGGCACAGCGGGTGTCCGCCCATGTACGCCGACCCCACGCACGACCCCAGGCTGCGGTAACCGGGACCCTCGGCCCTGAACAGAGCTCCGTGCATTCAGCGCGCGTGGGAGAAAACGAGCCGCCGGACGTCCTGACCGCTCGGGCCGCCGCGTCGGCCTTCGACAGCCTCTTTCCCGGACTCGGAGTGGTGGCGCTGGCTGTAGGGGCTGTCGGTGCGGCCAACATCATGATCGTCTCGGTGCTTGAACGCCGCTCGGAGATCGGCCTCCGCCGTGGGTTGGGCGCAGCGCGAGGTCAAATCCGGACGCAGTTTCTCGCGGAGTCGGTTCTGCTCTCCATCATGGGCGGCGTTGCCGGCGTGCTGCCTGGAGCTGTGGCGACGGCTGTCTACGCCAGTTCGGAGGGCCGGGCCGCCGTGATCCCGGTTGAGGCGTGGGCAGGCGCGGTCGCCTCGGCCATCCTGATCGGCGCGTTCGCTGGTCTGATCCCGGCCATTCAGGCGTCCCGAATGCCGCCAACGGTGGCTTTGCGAACGCGGTATGCGCACGACAAGAGGGTGTGCCGCCTGAACGCTGAACGGGACCTGCGGCGGGCGTTCAGGCGCTGTTCCTGCTCAGCGCTCAACTGCACCACCGGCAGAGGGGGGTTTACACCCAGCGCCGTCAAATTGAGAAACGCCGCACTGGCACCTGCAGGCCGGTGGAAGGTACTCCAGCGAGGAGGGGGCGTGGACCCAGGACGGCGTGGTCTGGACGCAGGAGATCGCCAAAGGTGTGGAGGCACAGCGGAGCTTCGCCGCCCTTTCAAGCCGCTGGGGCGCCGGGCAGTTCTGCGCCCGGTTCTCCCCTGGAGCGGTGTGGTGCGGCGGGCTGCCCGTCCATCAGGTTCCTGGGCCCGGCTGCTCCTCGCCATGGCCTGA
- a CDS encoding response regulator transcription factor, which translates to MRLEASAGDTALELLGVSAYDVRSRGAWRSRHPTPRGVPFGSGLPILMLTAADRIGDKASGSGLGADAHLTEPFGLRQLALRPRALDRRRAYSRPPVREMAGLRLDPFRREVYREGRHVALTRTPCASRFRPCANGSASPG; encoded by the coding sequence TTGCGTTTGGAAGCCAGCGCTGGGGACACCGCCCTGGAACTGCTGGGCGTAAGCGCCTACGACGTACGTTCCCGGGGCGCCTGGCGGTCTCGTCACCCGACGCCCCGTGGCGTTCCGTTCGGCAGCGGCTTGCCAATCCTCATGCTGACCGCTGCCGACCGGATCGGCGACAAAGCGTCTGGCTCTGGGCTCGGTGCCGACGCCCACCTCACGGAGCCGTTCGGGCTCCGGCAACTCGCGCTCAGGCCCAGGGCCCTCGACCGCAGGCGCGCGTACAGCAGGCCACCCGTGCGGGAGATGGCGGGCCTGCGGCTGGATCCGTTTCGCCGCGAGGTCTACCGGGAGGGCCGCCACGTCGCGCTGACCCGTACGCCGTGCGCATCACGGTTTCGGCCCTGCGCAAACGGCTCGGCGAGCCCTGGCTGA
- a CDS encoding putative bifunctional diguanylate cyclase/phosphodiesterase, with protein MTLTDEEARLAELHRFGILDTLPEPQFDRIVALAARYLNMPMAAVSLVDRDRQWFKSRLGIEVTETPISESICAIAIQQDKVLVIPDARQDPRVNSMNCVSVDETVGFYAGAPLRTSDGYRLGTVCVIDAVPRTFTRDEEGILEDFAELVMDELRLHVTLQQLGDLALLDSLTGLPNRANFRQRLTQAMRRAELTGHKVVLGLMDLDRFKLINDTLGHAAGDELLRLTATRLRECVASSDTVARMGGDEFALLFTDIPDATHSGRILERIRHAFAAPFSLAGQELFVHWSLGLSVYPDDASGTETLLSQADTAMYRAKRAGGGHTFFNVLRDQHTSAEMEMLTGLHHALERGEFQLYYQPIVDARSRTTAAHEALIRWLRPDGLVNPMAFIPLAEASGLILPLGRWVLREACTAVARRHLKRVSVNVSPLEFGQPDFAAHVEQIIQETGVEPRRVLLEVTENSLLDPVRSSEVLQALSGLGLRLALDDFGTGYSSLSALAGLPVEILKIDRSFTRQVHEQSREGQRAKELVRAMIALAHAFGLTTVAEGVETAEQAEVLEALGCTYLQGYWFGRPTPLRARDAAAP; from the coding sequence ATGACCCTGACCGATGAAGAAGCTCGCCTCGCGGAGTTGCACCGATTCGGCATCCTCGATACCCTCCCCGAACCCCAGTTCGACCGTATCGTTGCGCTTGCTGCCAGGTACCTCAACATGCCGATGGCGGCCGTCTCCCTGGTGGACCGGGACCGGCAGTGGTTTAAGTCGCGCCTCGGAATCGAAGTGACCGAAACCCCCATCAGCGAATCTATCTGTGCCATCGCCATCCAGCAGGACAAAGTGCTGGTGATCCCCGATGCCCGGCAAGACCCACGCGTAAACAGCATGAACTGCGTGAGCGTCGATGAGACAGTTGGATTTTACGCGGGTGCGCCCCTCCGCACTTCCGATGGATATCGCCTCGGCACCGTGTGCGTGATTGACGCCGTACCCCGTACCTTTACGCGCGACGAAGAGGGCATTCTGGAAGATTTCGCCGAGCTCGTCATGGACGAGTTGCGGCTCCACGTGACCTTGCAGCAACTCGGCGACCTCGCGCTCCTGGACAGCCTGACAGGTCTCCCCAACCGTGCGAACTTCCGGCAGCGCCTCACCCAGGCCATGCGCCGCGCTGAGCTCACGGGGCACAAGGTTGTGCTTGGACTGATGGACCTCGACCGCTTCAAACTGATCAACGATACCCTTGGGCATGCGGCCGGGGACGAGTTGCTGCGCCTCACCGCGACACGTCTCCGCGAGTGTGTGGCGTCCAGCGATACGGTGGCGCGCATGGGCGGCGACGAATTCGCCCTGCTCTTCACGGACATACCAGACGCTACCCACAGCGGACGTATTCTCGAACGCATCCGCCATGCCTTCGCTGCGCCCTTTTCTCTGGCCGGTCAAGAGCTTTTTGTGCACTGGAGCCTGGGGCTGAGTGTCTATCCGGACGACGCCTCCGGCACCGAAACGCTGCTCTCCCAAGCGGACACGGCCATGTACCGCGCCAAACGCGCCGGGGGCGGACATACGTTTTTCAATGTGCTGCGTGACCAGCACACATCCGCTGAGATGGAAATGCTCACCGGACTGCATCACGCGTTGGAGCGGGGTGAATTTCAGCTCTATTACCAGCCAATAGTGGACGCCCGGAGCCGAACGACAGCCGCGCACGAAGCGTTGATCCGCTGGCTTCGCCCAGACGGTCTGGTCAATCCAATGGCATTTATTCCGCTGGCCGAAGCCTCCGGTCTGATTCTTCCTCTTGGGAGATGGGTTTTGCGCGAAGCCTGCACTGCCGTCGCCCGGCGTCACCTCAAGCGTGTGAGCGTCAACGTCAGTCCCTTGGAGTTTGGTCAGCCTGACTTCGCGGCACACGTCGAACAGATCATCCAGGAGACGGGGGTGGAGCCCCGGCGGGTTTTGCTGGAGGTCACGGAAAACAGTCTGCTTGACCCGGTCCGCAGCAGTGAAGTCCTGCAAGCACTGTCTGGTCTGGGCCTGCGCTTGGCGCTCGACGATTTTGGTACCGGCTACAGCAGCCTGTCCGCCCTGGCCGGTCTGCCGGTGGAGATCTTGAAGATTGACCGGTCTTTTACTCGCCAGGTGCATGAGCAGAGCCGTGAGGGGCAACGCGCGAAGGAACTGGTCCGCGCCATGATCGCCCTCGCGCACGCCTTCGGACTCACGACGGTGGCGGAAGGCGTTGAAACGGCCGAGCAAGCCGAGGTCTTGGAGGCGTTGGGATGCACCTACCTGCAGGGGTACTGGTTCGGTCGCCCAACGCCACTGCGCGCCAGAGACGCCGCGGCTCCTTGA